The following coding sequences are from one Dermacentor andersoni chromosome 5, qqDerAnde1_hic_scaffold, whole genome shotgun sequence window:
- the LOC129384899 gene encoding glutamate receptor ionotropic, kainate 4-like gives MDGSNTKPLRIMFHHWPPYQTASYRDGKLFMAGAGGNALNAVASSLNFTYTVTRAFDYGVRLPNGSWTGMVGALHKREADAAMSVMALTYERHAVVRFGPCIDTIDFSMLSSSSPDRFDAFGYIRAFDAEVWLAVFVCLVCLSCLVALGGWKTMPTQRGKYVTFLRLAYDYGWQLFGLLFAESSPRRFAHASQKLLMAAWLVTVVVLANSFGSLLKSKQAVFNFKPEVDSVDDLAARPYLTPVIPKGNYYEAFAEHSRSQAVKQVWDRSRSRGAVYPPPELFSDATMAQVAARRAVVLADHGSILLQMAGFCERQNVRTFVVASKPLEKSPFGYVFSRSIDENFFRKLFNKQVPNQLFQLGYRIERYCTASSYDTLNEFNSRTMFRRIQETGLMPKWLADGKGNWQRCIQSGDITVDSISLEDTMPFFLLWGIMCAMAFCALLCELICFRLLRGRPANRR, from the exons ATGGACGGCAGCAACACAAAACCACTCAGGATCATGTTTCATCAT TGGCCACCGTATCAAACCGCTTCGTACCGGGATGGCAAGCTATTCATGGCGGGTGCGGGTGGAAATGCGCTCAATGCTGTCGCCAGCAGCTTAAACTTCAC ATACACCGTCACGCGAGCCTTTGATTATGGTGTTCGTTTGCCGAATGGTTCGTGGACTGGAATGGTTGGCGCTCTACACAAAAGG GAAGCCGATGCCGCCATGTCTGTGATGGCACTCACCTACGAACGGCATGCAGTGGTGCGCTTTGGTCCATGTATCGACACCATTGACTTCAGCATGCTTTCAAGTTCGTCCCCAGATCGATTTGACGCTTTCGGCTACATCCGTGCTTTCGATGCTGAG GTGTGGCTCGCCGTTTTCGTGTGCCTCGTCTGTCTTTCGTGCCTGGTAGCCCTAGGCGGTTGGAAAACAATGCCGACTCAGCGCGGAAAGTACGTCACCTTTCTGCGCTTGGCGTACGACTACGGCTGGCAATTGTTTGGACTGCTCTTCGCTGAAA GTTCGCCGAGACGTTTTGCGCACGCATCGCAAAAACTGCTGATGGCTGCATGGCTGGTGACCGTTGTCGTGCTGGCCAACTCGTTCGGCAGTCTCCTAAAGTCTAAACAAGCAGTGTTCAACTTCAAACCAGAAGTCGACAGTGTTGATGACCTTGCAGCAAGACCATATCTTACGCCTGTCATACCAAAAGGAAACTACTACGAGGCATTTGCAGAG CACAGCCGTTCGCAGGCAGTGAAACAGGTGTGGGATCGGTCACGAAGCCGAGGAGCCGTGTATCCACCTCCGGAGCTATTCTCAGACGCCACGATGGCACAGGTGGCTGCGCGCCGCGCCGTGGTTCTCGCCGACCACGGCTCGATACTGCTCCAGATGGCCGGCTTCTGCGAGCGCCAGAACGTGCGTACCTTCGTTGTGGCTAGTAAGCCGCTTGAGAAGTCACCGTTCGGCTACGTCTTCTCTCGGAGCATCGATGAGAACTTCTTTCGGAAACTCTTTAACAAGCAAGTCCCTAACCAGCTCTTTCAGTTAGGTTACCGCATTGAGCGCTACTGTACTGCTTCTAGTTACGATACTTTGAATGAGTTCAATTCCCGAACAAT GTTCCGTCGGATCCAGGAGACCGGGCTAATGCCCAAATGGCTGGCCGATGGCAAGGGAAACTGGCAACGCTGCATCCAGTCCGGGGATATTACTGTGGACAGCATTAGCTTGGAAGACACCATGCCCTTTTTCCTCCTCTGGGGCATCATGTGCGCCATGGCCTTCTGCGCTTTGCTTTGCGAACTGATATGCTTCAGATTGCTGCGGGGCCGCCCCGCCAACAGACGCTGA